One part of the Sorangiineae bacterium MSr11954 genome encodes these proteins:
- a CDS encoding LysR family transcriptional regulator, with product MDHDLNDARFFAEVVGRGSFSAAARSAGLPVSTVSRRIARLEARLGVALLTRTTRQLALTEAGRVYHDHAVRAVAELDRGEKLVQDLGARPKGRIRLAATYSVAVLLWPTISEFLQRFGDVSITLDAHERRVNLVEERYDLAVRTGELDDSSMIARKVLEGVYGFFASPDYIARRGRPRTVRELGQHDCVLSGDRSKRDRWIVRQRRRTVRVAVRGRIHVNEIGLARQATLDGYGIGRLPLAMASGYVREGHLVRVLPNADSGPIPVWIVYPSRRALSAAMRAFVDYLVERLPRMYEQIKRGASSITA from the coding sequence ATGGACCACGATCTCAACGACGCACGCTTCTTTGCCGAGGTGGTCGGCCGCGGGAGCTTCTCGGCCGCGGCGCGCAGCGCCGGTCTTCCGGTGTCGACGGTGAGCCGGCGCATTGCACGGCTCGAGGCGCGCCTCGGTGTGGCGCTGCTCACGCGAACGACGCGCCAGCTCGCGCTCACCGAAGCGGGGCGCGTGTACCACGACCACGCGGTGCGCGCGGTCGCGGAGCTCGATCGGGGCGAGAAGCTGGTGCAGGATCTGGGCGCGAGACCCAAGGGGCGCATTCGCCTCGCCGCCACCTACAGCGTCGCGGTCCTGCTGTGGCCCACCATCTCCGAGTTTCTCCAGCGCTTCGGCGACGTGAGCATCACCCTCGATGCGCACGAGCGCCGCGTGAACCTCGTCGAGGAACGCTACGACCTGGCCGTCCGCACCGGCGAGCTGGACGACTCCAGCATGATCGCGCGCAAAGTCCTCGAGGGCGTCTACGGCTTCTTCGCCAGCCCCGACTACATCGCACGGCGCGGACGGCCGCGGACCGTTCGCGAGCTCGGGCAGCACGACTGCGTCCTCTCCGGCGATCGCTCGAAGCGCGATCGCTGGATCGTGCGGCAAAGGCGGCGCACCGTCCGCGTCGCGGTCCGCGGGCGAATCCACGTCAACGAAATCGGGCTCGCCCGCCAGGCGACCCTGGACGGTTATGGGATCGGACGGCTGCCCCTCGCCATGGCAAGCGGCTATGTGCGCGAGGGCCACCTCGTGCGCGTGCTGCCAAACGCGGACAGCGGCCCCATCCCCGTATGGATCGTCTATCCATCGCGCCGCGCGCTCTCCGCGGCCATGCGCGCCTTCGTGGACTACCTCGTCGAGCGGCTTCCGCGCATGTACGAGCAGATCAAACGGGGCGCATCATCGATTACAGCTTGA
- a CDS encoding hemerythrin domain-containing protein — MDDPYVAHETQLRQVHAYLLGLFAELPRAPAEELAAKTAFACRAMLWHHQAESTGLFPFLRRAGRLRSTDVSFLDACDREHDALHALCQRLLAKGEAPHLDPKGVFALASELGAQFELHAREEEMGLAPPRLRTMVTYEELVAFGREMEAKRPR, encoded by the coding sequence ATGGACGATCCTTACGTTGCCCACGAAACCCAGCTTCGCCAGGTACACGCATACCTGCTCGGCCTGTTCGCCGAGCTCCCGCGAGCTCCCGCGGAGGAGCTCGCGGCGAAGACGGCGTTCGCTTGCCGCGCGATGCTTTGGCACCATCAGGCCGAGAGCACCGGGCTCTTTCCGTTTTTGCGCCGCGCGGGGCGGCTGCGGAGCACCGACGTGAGCTTCCTCGACGCGTGCGATCGCGAGCACGACGCGTTGCACGCGCTTTGCCAGCGGCTCCTCGCGAAAGGGGAGGCGCCGCACCTCGATCCGAAGGGCGTGTTCGCGCTGGCGTCGGAGCTCGGGGCGCAGTTCGAGCTTCACGCGCGGGAGGAGGAAATGGGCCTCGCGCCGCCGCGTTTGCGGACGATGGTCACCTACGAGGAGCTGGTGGCGTTTGGGCGCGAGATGGAGGCGAAGAGGCCGCGGTAG
- a CDS encoding MarR family winged helix-turn-helix transcriptional regulator, with product MSARGKAPAPSDPIAFIETFGALWRCLMSVSDETYEAEKLWSLQAYFLRYIGGHRGISQADLARATGTAPTLTGRLLQTLLERGLVRRTRSKEDRREYVLGLSVSGQRTRVRVDAARARFASRVVGVLDERDLRDFYRIAKKLFDAFGGHSAEQTGAGEPSTPSRHPSEDPCS from the coding sequence ATGTCGGCCCGCGGCAAAGCCCCTGCTCCGAGCGACCCCATCGCCTTCATCGAGACCTTCGGCGCCCTTTGGCGGTGCCTCATGTCCGTCTCCGACGAGACGTACGAGGCGGAGAAGCTCTGGAGCTTGCAGGCCTACTTCCTGCGCTACATCGGCGGGCATCGCGGAATCTCGCAAGCCGACCTCGCCCGCGCGACCGGCACCGCACCGACATTGACGGGCCGCCTCCTCCAGACGCTCCTCGAGCGCGGACTGGTACGGAGGACGCGCAGCAAAGAGGACCGCCGCGAGTACGTCCTCGGGCTCAGCGTCAGCGGCCAGCGCACGCGCGTTCGGGTGGATGCGGCGCGCGCACGGTTCGCATCGCGCGTCGTCGGGGTGCTCGACGAGCGCGATCTCCGCGATTTTTATCGCATCGCGAAGAAGCTCTTCGACGCCTTCGGCGGCCACTCTGCCGAGCAAACGGGCGCCGGCGAGCCATCGACCCCATCCCGCCACCCCTCGGAGGATCCCTGCTCATGA
- the gap gene encoding type I glyceraldehyde-3-phosphate dehydrogenase, with the protein MTTRIAINGFGRIGRCIVRAMFERSISDIEIVALNDLTNAETLAHLYNYDTVHGRASHLATARSDELVIGDHPIRVTAEKDPSKLPWKELRVDVVLECTGLFTDGAKAGAHLTAGASKVIIGAPAKGHDATIVLGVNPEAYDATHHTILSCGSCTTNCLAPVAKVLLDQFGLERGLMTTTHSYTNDQALLDMPHRKGDLRRARAAAQNIVPASSGAAKALSEVIPSLAGKFDGQAMRVPTMDVSLVDLTFESTRPMSKDAIHAAMKAASEGSMRNILGYTDEPLVSSDYLGDPRSSIFDATLTQVLGDHFAKVFAWYDNEWGFSNRMIELAQLVASGL; encoded by the coding sequence ATGACGACGCGAATTGCAATCAACGGATTCGGCCGCATCGGCCGCTGCATCGTGCGCGCGATGTTCGAGCGAAGCATCTCGGACATCGAAATCGTCGCCCTCAACGATCTCACCAACGCCGAGACGCTCGCACATTTATATAACTACGACACGGTCCACGGCCGAGCGTCCCACCTTGCGACCGCGCGGAGCGACGAGCTGGTCATCGGCGACCACCCCATCCGGGTCACAGCCGAGAAGGACCCGAGCAAGCTCCCATGGAAGGAGCTCCGCGTCGACGTCGTGCTCGAGTGCACGGGCCTCTTCACCGACGGCGCCAAGGCCGGCGCCCACCTCACCGCCGGCGCGAGCAAGGTGATCATCGGCGCACCGGCCAAAGGCCACGACGCAACCATCGTCCTCGGCGTCAACCCCGAAGCCTACGACGCCACCCATCACACGATCCTCTCGTGCGGCTCATGCACGACCAACTGCCTCGCCCCGGTCGCGAAGGTCCTACTCGACCAATTCGGCCTCGAGCGCGGCCTCATGACCACGACCCACTCGTACACCAACGACCAGGCGCTCCTCGACATGCCCCACCGCAAAGGCGACCTACGCCGAGCCCGCGCCGCCGCCCAAAACATCGTCCCCGCATCCTCGGGCGCCGCCAAAGCCCTCAGCGAGGTCATCCCCTCCCTGGCAGGAAAATTCGACGGCCAAGCGATGCGCGTCCCCACCATGGACGTCTCGCTGGTCGATCTTACCTTCGAGAGCACGCGCCCCATGTCGAAGGACGCCATCCACGCCGCCATGAAAGCCGCGAGTGAGGGCTCGATGCGAAACATCCTCGGCTACACCGACGAGCCCTTGGTCTCGAGCGACTACCTCGGCGATCCGCGCTCATCCATCTTCGACGCCACCCTCACCCAAGTGCTCGGCGACCACTTCGCCAAGGTCTTCGCCTGGTACGACAACGAGTGGGGCTTCTCGAACCGCATGATCGAGCTTGCGCAGCTCGTCGCGTCGGGCCTTTGA
- a CDS encoding IS66 family transposase → MLLRIFARALPAGLPRRDSPHPLRPLRSLPHASRVCCRFGPSSRRAPQDGYVITAPPPERWSDKTRYDSSFVAHLVVSKCLVVTPLYRLEQSFARLGMPIARSTMNDLFRRAAQKLEPLRAPLFDVIKKDFLVHVDETSFTLTKQTSKAFIWAFVGKRLTGYRFELTRGGDAPLEVLGDSPGAFLCDDYRGYDPLEKRGLRQRCGCLAHVRRKFFEAGEVPEAKEALDLIAGMYGVEHEAEHRAFLGTAEHLALRRTYARPLFVRLLLLSRELRRAHGPKTLLGRAAHYVWRNLRPLGRFLRDPRIRLDNNLAENALRLVALGRKNFLFVHSEDAGKELALLYSLVVSCTRVAINPVEYIADVLERIDKTADDNLSNLLPDRWKPHAIASPSTFFDP, encoded by the coding sequence GTGCTTCTTCGCATATTCGCCCGCGCTCTCCCCGCTGGCCTCCCACGCCGCGATTCGCCTCACCCACTCCGGCCTCTTCGCTCGCTTCCTCATGCATCGCGAGTTTGCTGCCGCTTCGGCCCCTCGTCACGACGCGCTCCGCAGGACGGATACGTCATTACCGCGCCGCCGCCGGAGCGTTGGTCGGACAAGACGCGGTACGATTCGAGCTTCGTTGCGCACCTCGTCGTCTCGAAGTGCCTTGTCGTCACGCCGCTTTATCGTCTCGAGCAGTCGTTCGCGCGGCTCGGTATGCCCATCGCACGAAGCACGATGAATGACTTGTTCCGGCGTGCGGCGCAAAAGCTCGAGCCCCTCCGAGCCCCGCTCTTCGACGTCATCAAGAAGGACTTCCTCGTCCATGTCGACGAGACGTCGTTTACGCTGACGAAGCAAACCTCGAAGGCGTTTATCTGGGCCTTTGTTGGCAAGCGCCTCACGGGATATCGCTTTGAGCTCACGCGTGGTGGCGATGCTCCACTCGAGGTCCTCGGTGATTCGCCTGGCGCATTTCTGTGCGACGATTATCGTGGATATGACCCGCTCGAGAAGCGAGGACTCCGTCAGCGATGTGGCTGTCTCGCTCACGTTCGTCGGAAATTTTTCGAGGCCGGGGAGGTGCCCGAAGCGAAGGAAGCACTCGACCTCATCGCCGGAATGTACGGTGTCGAGCACGAGGCAGAGCATCGCGCGTTTCTTGGCACGGCCGAGCATCTCGCGCTGCGGCGCACCTATGCACGGCCTCTATTTGTGCGATTACTTCTGCTTTCTCGCGAACTTCGTCGTGCACACGGACCGAAGACGTTGCTCGGTCGTGCCGCGCACTATGTATGGCGCAACCTGCGCCCGCTCGGCCGTTTTCTCCGCGATCCGCGCATCCGCCTGGACAATAACTTGGCAGAAAATGCCCTTAGGCTCGTCGCTCTTGGCCGGAAAAATTTTCTATTTGTCCACAGCGAGGACGCCGGTAAGGAACTCGCACTGCTCTACTCACTGGTCGTCTCGTGCACACGCGTTGCCATCAATCCCGTTGAGTACATCGCGGACGTTCTCGAACGCATCGACAAGACCGCCGACGACAATCTCTCGAACCTCCTGCCCGATCGCTGGAAACCACACGCGATCGCATCACCCTCGACGTTCTTCGACCCTTAG
- the tnpB gene encoding IS66 family insertion sequence element accessory protein TnpB (TnpB, as the term is used for proteins encoded by IS66 family insertion elements, is considered an accessory protein, since TnpC, encoded by a neighboring gene, is a DDE family transposase.): MFSANVRIFVSVERVDLRISFDRLAGIVRERFGDDPRGGSLFVFLNKATDRCKVLFYDRTGYALLYKRLDQGVFVAPPRTEGASRMEMSPEAFARFLEGLAVEGKKKNSSVH, encoded by the coding sequence ATGTTCTCGGCGAATGTCCGCATCTTTGTGAGTGTCGAGCGGGTCGACCTTCGCATCAGTTTCGATCGGCTCGCGGGGATTGTGCGCGAGCGTTTCGGTGACGATCCGCGAGGAGGTTCGCTCTTCGTGTTTCTCAACAAGGCGACCGACAGGTGCAAAGTCTTATTCTACGACCGCACCGGATATGCGCTTCTATACAAGCGCCTCGATCAGGGGGTATTCGTCGCGCCGCCGCGCACCGAGGGCGCCTCGCGTATGGAAATGAGTCCCGAGGCGTTTGCCCGATTTCTCGAAGGACTCGCCGTCGAAGGTAAGAAAAAGAATAGCAGCGTACACTGA
- a CDS encoding IS66 family transposase, with protein sequence MRIDALEAQVAWLSKQLFGVKRERLPASTLQVLLDATILGSEPSPAPAEPEKPNAAQPLAGPDRVPPSPPSGVRKRRTPHGRGQLPEHLPVETVDISPGETPEGARYIGEEVSYRLAFRKSGYTRLRVVRKKFAQDNDDASVAVHIEPVPDEMIPRALPDPAMLAHTIHSKWGDQIPYTRLSKIIARHGVRVPVSTLSAWEKLAEPVARLVVDAAWEHALAQCQVIGIDATGVRVMASPHDRRAHIWVLLADRAQVFFRYSALHTSDMPKSWLEEFGGIVVADASSVYDELFRAPGAPKEAGCMAHCRRKYFFALPTDTRARGFVELADELFTIERDIAHLSPDARLLIRKERSAPLVEIFARARDCLLDDPSVDPRGPFSRALRYSHNHWEALTRFLVNGSIPLSNNDVEREIRHVAIGRKNWMHLGSDDAAEVACTWLSLIASARHAGLDSEEYLRDLFRVLPSWPKRRVVELAPMNWLATRARLLPHELEAPLGKITIPPQLGESP encoded by the coding sequence GTGCGCATCGATGCCCTCGAGGCGCAGGTGGCATGGCTCTCGAAGCAGCTTTTCGGCGTCAAACGCGAGCGCTTGCCGGCAAGCACGTTGCAGGTGCTGCTCGATGCGACGATTCTCGGCAGTGAGCCATCGCCGGCCCCGGCCGAGCCCGAAAAGCCCAACGCGGCGCAGCCACTGGCCGGCCCCGATCGCGTGCCCCCGTCGCCTCCGAGCGGTGTCCGAAAGCGCCGTACTCCACATGGGCGCGGGCAGCTTCCCGAGCACCTGCCCGTGGAAACCGTGGACATTTCGCCCGGCGAAACTCCTGAGGGAGCCCGCTACATCGGTGAGGAGGTCTCTTACCGATTGGCGTTCCGTAAGTCCGGGTATACACGATTGCGTGTGGTCCGGAAAAAGTTCGCCCAAGACAATGACGATGCCTCGGTCGCCGTGCACATCGAGCCCGTGCCCGACGAGATGATTCCGCGCGCGTTGCCCGATCCTGCGATGCTCGCCCACACGATTCACTCGAAATGGGGCGATCAGATCCCGTACACGCGCCTGTCGAAGATCATCGCCCGGCATGGTGTGCGTGTGCCCGTTTCCACGTTGAGCGCGTGGGAAAAGCTCGCCGAGCCGGTGGCGCGCCTCGTCGTCGATGCGGCTTGGGAACACGCGTTGGCTCAGTGCCAGGTCATCGGCATCGATGCGACGGGGGTGCGCGTGATGGCAAGCCCCCACGATCGAAGAGCTCACATCTGGGTGCTCCTTGCCGATCGGGCGCAGGTCTTTTTTCGCTATTCCGCGCTGCACACGAGCGACATGCCGAAAAGCTGGCTCGAAGAATTTGGCGGTATCGTCGTCGCAGACGCCTCCAGTGTGTACGACGAATTGTTTCGCGCTCCCGGCGCGCCGAAAGAGGCCGGCTGTATGGCACACTGCCGGCGCAAGTATTTCTTTGCTTTGCCCACCGACACGCGGGCGCGCGGTTTCGTCGAGCTTGCCGACGAGCTGTTCACCATCGAGAGGGACATCGCGCACCTTTCGCCCGACGCACGCCTTTTGATTCGAAAAGAGCGCTCTGCACCGCTGGTCGAGATTTTCGCCAGGGCCCGCGATTGCCTGCTCGACGACCCCAGCGTGGATCCACGCGGGCCTTTCTCCCGCGCCCTTCGGTACAGCCACAATCATTGGGAGGCGCTCACGCGATTTTTGGTGAACGGGAGCATTCCACTTTCCAACAATGACGTTGAACGCGAAATTCGACATGTGGCGATCGGACGGAAAAATTGGATGCACCTGGGCTCCGACGACGCCGCGGAAGTGGCCTGCACATGGCTTTCGCTCATCGCATCCGCGCGCCACGCCGGACTCGATTCCGAGGAATACTTGCGCGACCTGTTTCGTGTCCTGCCGAGTTGGCCCAAACGACGCGTCGTCGAACTTGCCCCCATGAACTGGCTCGCCACGCGCGCCCGCCTCCTCCCCCACGAGCTCGAGGCTCCTCTCGGGAAGATCACCATCCCCCCGCAGCTCGGCGAGTCCCCATAG
- a CDS encoding IS66 family transposase zinc-finger binding domain-containing protein, translating to MQAELEVLKRAFARRTEKMGKMPKIARPPRTPAEIAERRTEQALLRAEHIVTEEKTEPVPETLKKCHLCGGTNFRSVGTGKPSEVYSYVPGYFRRVVHTREVVACRCGGCVITYPSCQPRRDSVEQAA from the coding sequence ATGCAGGCCGAGCTCGAGGTGCTCAAACGCGCCTTCGCCAGGCGTACCGAGAAGATGGGCAAGATGCCCAAGATCGCGCGGCCACCGAGGACGCCAGCGGAGATCGCCGAGCGCCGCACGGAGCAGGCTTTGCTTCGCGCGGAACACATCGTCACAGAAGAGAAGACGGAGCCCGTGCCCGAGACGCTGAAGAAGTGTCATCTTTGCGGCGGCACGAATTTTCGCAGCGTCGGCACCGGCAAGCCATCCGAGGTTTACTCGTACGTCCCGGGCTACTTCCGACGTGTTGTGCACACGCGCGAGGTCGTCGCGTGTCGATGCGGTGGATGCGTCATTACGTATCCCTCCTGCCAACCGCGTCGTGATTCCGTCGAGCAGGCGGCCTAG
- the tnpB gene encoding IS66 family insertion sequence element accessory protein TnpB (TnpB, as the term is used for proteins encoded by IS66 family insertion elements, is considered an accessory protein, since TnpC, encoded by a neighboring gene, is a DDE family transposase.) has protein sequence MLSLGPGIEIVLASAPVDLRRGHDGLVTLVQSLWKADPYSGTLFVFLGRRMDRVKILFFSAGGFVVYYKRLESGRFTLPRIPEGASCIDLDATSLTMLLDGVDLRLVRRTPMWKPAKTTAEAKKGIDIRRSA, from the coding sequence GTGTTGAGTCTCGGGCCCGGCATCGAGATCGTCCTCGCGAGTGCGCCCGTCGACCTTCGGCGCGGACACGATGGCCTCGTGACGCTCGTGCAGTCTTTGTGGAAGGCCGACCCGTACAGTGGCACCCTCTTCGTGTTTCTTGGTCGCCGCATGGATCGCGTGAAGATCCTCTTCTTCAGCGCGGGCGGCTTCGTTGTCTATTACAAAAGGCTCGAATCTGGGCGCTTCACGCTGCCGCGGATCCCTGAAGGGGCCTCATGCATCGACCTCGACGCGACGTCGCTCACCATGCTGCTCGATGGTGTCGATCTTCGTCTCGTTCGACGCACACCGATGTGGAAACCCGCGAAGACGACCGCCGAAGCGAAAAAGGGGATCGACATTCGGCGGAGTGCATGA
- the istA gene encoding IS21 family transposase: MSERVSMRKVREVLRLKFECGRSHAEIAASVAIGETTVGDYLARARAAGLAWAEARLLSDAEVEGRLFHDGGRNEPPSRVPIDFAWVHRELSRPAVTLQTLWVEYRDGAMGQAPLKAYEYSRFCALYAQWKKKLSVVMRQVHRAGEKMFIDYSGRKPHVVHPSTGEVYEVELFVAVLGASNYTYAEATRTQKVADFVGSTIRAFEYFGCVPEVVVPDQLRSAVSGPDRYEPDINPTYLEMAQHYGVTVIPARPRKPRDKAKVEGGVLIAQRWILAALRNRTFFSPGELNVAVRELLEQLNKRPFQKLEGCRHSAFETIDKPAMRPLPAHRYQIAKWRKVKVNIDYCVDYEHRLYSVPYTMVGAEVEIRATATSVEILHQSERVASHVRSYGPKGTAVICDEHRPREHRDYGKWPPERVVAWAESIGDQVGEFARRALGQRTHPETGYRTCLGVIRLADRYGKARVNAACARALSIGSPTCKSVTAILKNGLDRAPRVEPPTRAPIAHEHIRGASYFDTEDERDPGRNDSEARRDEAARDGTDGARDARVSPDGTPLH, from the coding sequence ATGTCGGAGCGAGTGTCCATGCGGAAGGTCCGAGAAGTTCTCAGATTGAAGTTCGAGTGCGGGCGCAGCCACGCCGAGATCGCGGCGTCGGTGGCAATCGGTGAGACGACCGTCGGCGATTACCTGGCGCGCGCACGTGCCGCGGGGCTCGCGTGGGCGGAGGCCCGGTTGCTGAGCGACGCCGAGGTGGAGGGGCGGTTGTTCCACGATGGTGGCCGTAACGAGCCGCCGTCGCGCGTGCCGATCGATTTCGCGTGGGTGCATCGAGAGCTGTCGCGTCCGGCGGTCACGTTGCAAACGTTGTGGGTCGAGTACCGCGATGGGGCGATGGGTCAGGCACCGCTCAAAGCCTACGAATACAGCCGCTTTTGCGCCTTGTATGCCCAGTGGAAGAAGAAGCTGAGCGTCGTCATGCGCCAGGTGCATCGTGCCGGCGAAAAGATGTTCATCGATTACTCAGGGAGAAAGCCACACGTCGTCCATCCATCGACCGGAGAGGTTTACGAAGTCGAGCTGTTCGTCGCGGTGCTCGGCGCGAGCAACTATACGTACGCCGAGGCGACGCGCACGCAGAAGGTCGCCGACTTCGTCGGCTCGACGATCCGCGCCTTCGAGTACTTCGGCTGCGTCCCCGAGGTCGTCGTGCCCGATCAACTTCGCAGCGCCGTTTCGGGGCCGGATCGGTACGAGCCGGACATCAACCCGACCTACCTCGAGATGGCGCAGCACTACGGCGTAACGGTGATTCCGGCGCGGCCGAGAAAGCCGAGGGACAAAGCGAAGGTCGAGGGAGGCGTTTTGATCGCGCAGCGGTGGATCCTCGCGGCGCTCCGGAATCGGACTTTCTTCTCACCCGGTGAGCTCAATGTGGCGGTCCGCGAGCTGCTCGAGCAGCTCAACAAGCGCCCGTTTCAAAAGCTCGAAGGATGCCGGCACTCGGCCTTCGAGACGATCGACAAGCCCGCCATGCGCCCTCTGCCCGCTCACCGCTACCAGATCGCGAAGTGGCGAAAGGTGAAGGTCAATATTGATTACTGCGTCGACTACGAGCACCGACTGTACAGCGTGCCGTACACGATGGTGGGGGCCGAGGTGGAGATTCGTGCAACCGCGACGAGTGTCGAGATCCTGCACCAGAGCGAGCGCGTGGCGTCCCACGTGCGCAGTTATGGTCCGAAGGGCACGGCGGTGATCTGCGACGAACACCGGCCACGCGAGCACCGCGACTATGGCAAGTGGCCGCCCGAGCGCGTGGTCGCGTGGGCCGAGAGCATTGGCGATCAGGTCGGTGAATTCGCGCGTCGGGCTCTCGGGCAGCGTACGCACCCAGAGACCGGATACCGTACCTGCCTCGGGGTGATTCGGCTCGCCGACCGATACGGCAAGGCTCGCGTGAATGCGGCGTGTGCTCGTGCGCTGAGCATCGGCAGCCCCACGTGCAAGAGCGTGACGGCGATTCTCAAAAATGGCCTCGACCGCGCGCCGCGGGTCGAGCCCCCAACTCGAGCGCCCATCGCGCACGAGCACATTCGCGGCGCAAGCTACTTCGATACGGAGGATGAACGTGATCCTGGAAGAAACGATTCAGAAGCTCGTCGAGATGAAGCTGCACGTGATGGCACAGACGGTGCGCGAGATGCACGCGTCTCCCCCGACGGAACCCCTCTCCACTGA
- the istB gene encoding IS21-like element helper ATPase IstB produces MHASPPTEPLSTDEVIGMMIDREWVARENKRLERLLKDARIPNGVSLEELSCEAGRGVDRSFARTLGACHWVRAKQNVIVVGATGGGKSFLGAALAQAACRQGFRALCIRTSRLLEQLAVARAAGTYAQALARIAKMSVLVLDDFLLSPMTEIERRDLLEVLEDRYDQSSTVITSQLPTKTWHQAIGEATMADAICDRLVHNAHVVTLRGGSMRKKKAIAPEVTETKT; encoded by the coding sequence ATGCACGCGTCTCCCCCGACGGAACCCCTCTCCACTGACGAGGTGATCGGGATGATGATCGACCGCGAATGGGTGGCACGGGAAAACAAGCGACTCGAACGTTTGCTCAAAGACGCCCGAATACCCAATGGCGTGAGCCTCGAAGAGCTATCGTGCGAAGCAGGCCGCGGTGTCGACCGCTCCTTCGCGCGTACGCTCGGGGCTTGCCACTGGGTCCGAGCGAAACAGAACGTGATCGTGGTCGGAGCAACGGGAGGCGGAAAGAGCTTTCTCGGTGCAGCCCTCGCCCAAGCGGCGTGCCGGCAAGGCTTTCGGGCGCTCTGCATTCGCACGTCGCGCCTGCTGGAGCAGCTCGCCGTCGCGCGTGCCGCGGGCACCTACGCCCAGGCGCTCGCGCGCATCGCGAAGATGTCGGTCCTCGTGCTCGACGATTTTCTGTTGTCGCCGATGACGGAGATCGAGCGGCGCGATCTGCTCGAAGTGCTGGAGGATCGGTACGACCAATCGTCGACGGTGATCACGTCGCAACTTCCGACGAAAACTTGGCATCAAGCCATCGGCGAAGCGACAATGGCGGACGCCATCTGCGACCGCCTCGTGCACAACGCCCACGTGGTGACCCTTCGGGGCGGCTCGATGCGGAAGAAGAAGGCGATTGCCCCCGAGGTGACCGAAACGAAAACCTGA
- the istB gene encoding IS21-like element helper ATPase IstB, producing the protein MTELRERLRALGLLSTASAFDDLVALATKKRWGLTEILEYIADLEEKDRARRGLERRMSRSRLEKFKPMSDFEWDWPTKIDRPLVESVLSVDFVAAHRNVVLVSPSGLGKTMIAQNIVHRAVLAGHSVLFLSAAKLLLDLGAQESARALERRLHYFSKIGLLVIDEVGFLAFDNRNADLLFQVVSRRYEKKSLVLTTNLAFKDWHTIFPSATCATALVERVIHHADVVTIEGESYRMRESEATAKDRRAARKAKKDPPADS; encoded by the coding sequence ATGACCGAGCTTCGCGAGCGCCTTCGCGCCCTCGGACTGCTCTCCACCGCGAGCGCCTTCGACGATCTGGTCGCGCTCGCGACGAAAAAGCGTTGGGGATTGACCGAGATCCTCGAGTACATCGCCGACCTGGAAGAGAAGGACCGGGCCAGGCGCGGTCTCGAGCGGCGGATGTCGCGCAGCCGGCTGGAGAAATTCAAGCCGATGAGCGACTTCGAATGGGACTGGCCGACCAAGATCGACCGACCTCTGGTCGAATCCGTCCTCTCTGTCGACTTCGTCGCGGCGCATCGCAACGTCGTGCTCGTGTCGCCGAGCGGGCTTGGAAAAACGATGATCGCGCAAAACATCGTACATCGCGCGGTGCTCGCCGGGCATTCCGTGCTCTTTCTTTCGGCCGCAAAGCTCTTGCTCGATCTCGGAGCTCAAGAGTCGGCGCGGGCGCTCGAGCGCCGGCTGCACTACTTCTCCAAGATCGGCCTTCTCGTGATCGACGAGGTGGGGTTTCTCGCCTTCGACAATCGCAATGCCGATCTCCTCTTTCAAGTCGTCAGTCGAAGGTACGAAAAGAAGAGCCTCGTGCTCACCACGAACCTCGCTTTCAAGGACTGGCACACGATCTTCCCATCGGCCACCTGCGCAACGGCCCTCGTCGAGCGAGTGATTCATCACGCCGACGTGGTCACCATCGAAGGAGAGAGCTACCGAATGCGCGAATCCGAAGCCACCGCGAAGGACAGGCGGGCAGCCCGCAAGGCGAAGAAGGACCCGCCGGCCGACTCGTGA